In Nonomuraea sp. NBC_00507, the following are encoded in one genomic region:
- a CDS encoding ABC transporter substrate-binding protein has translation MRRKYGIAGVLISAMLALAACGGGGSTGTGGNPLDTSSAAPSGSASGGGGKAIIGSADFDENVLLASIYAQALQAKGVQVEEKPRIGSREVLYDQVKSGGLTIVPEYNGNLLAFIDQQTTAATTEEVNAGLKEKLPAELEVLDSSPAEDKDSLSITKDTQTKQSLNTIEDLAKVSKTMTVGGPPEFKKRWEARFKEVYGIEFKAWEPTGPTTPDAIKDGTIQVGNVFTTDPKMTANNLVPLQDPKNIFPAQNVTPLLNKAAATDTIRTTLNSISAKLTTQSLLDMMQKISVNKDEPATVAKEWLTSNGLA, from the coding sequence ATGAGACGCAAGTACGGCATCGCGGGGGTGCTGATCTCGGCGATGCTCGCGCTGGCCGCCTGCGGTGGCGGCGGCAGCACCGGCACCGGGGGCAACCCGCTCGACACCTCGAGCGCGGCTCCCAGCGGCTCGGCCTCAGGCGGGGGTGGTAAGGCCATCATCGGATCCGCTGACTTCGACGAGAACGTGCTGCTCGCGTCGATCTACGCCCAGGCGCTGCAGGCCAAGGGCGTGCAGGTCGAGGAGAAGCCGCGCATCGGGAGCAGGGAGGTGCTCTACGACCAGGTCAAGAGCGGCGGCCTGACCATCGTGCCCGAGTACAACGGCAACCTGCTGGCCTTCATCGACCAGCAGACCACCGCGGCCACCACCGAGGAAGTCAACGCCGGGCTGAAGGAGAAGCTGCCTGCCGAGTTGGAGGTGCTGGACTCCTCGCCCGCCGAGGACAAGGACAGCCTGTCCATCACCAAGGACACCCAGACCAAGCAGTCGCTCAACACCATCGAAGACCTCGCCAAGGTCTCCAAGACCATGACCGTCGGCGGCCCGCCCGAGTTCAAGAAGCGGTGGGAGGCGCGGTTCAAGGAGGTCTACGGGATCGAGTTCAAGGCGTGGGAGCCCACGGGACCGACCACCCCTGACGCGATCAAGGACGGCACGATCCAGGTCGGCAACGTCTTCACCACTGACCCCAAGATGACGGCCAACAACCTGGTGCCCCTGCAGGACCCCAAGAACATCTTCCCCGCCCAGAACGTGACGCCGCTGCTCAACAAGGCCGCCGCGACCGACACGATCAGGACCACGCTGAACTCCATCTCGGCCAAGCTGACCACGCAGTCTCTGCTCGACATGATGCAGAAGATCTCCGTGAACAAGGACGAGCCCGCCACGGTGGCCAAGGAATGGCTGACCTCCAACGGCCTCGCCTGA
- a CDS encoding ABC transporter permease yields MSWLTAFFSWLGEFFGNPENWSGSGGIPMRLLEHLEFSALALALAALIAVPIGLLIGHTGRGEVVVVVSANLARALPTLGLLVMFVLLLGAASIWPVIIPLVLLSVPPILVNTFEGIRGVDPELRDAAYGMGLRGGQVLLRVLVPVALPLILLGCRLSAIQVVATTTVAAYTGLGGLGRYVIDGFATKDYASVVGGSVLIVLFALVVQILFTLAQRVTVSPGVSQRLKVR; encoded by the coding sequence GTGAGCTGGTTGACCGCCTTCTTCTCCTGGCTGGGGGAGTTCTTCGGGAACCCGGAGAACTGGTCCGGGTCCGGCGGCATCCCCATGCGACTGCTGGAGCACCTGGAGTTCTCGGCTCTCGCCCTCGCCCTGGCGGCGCTGATCGCGGTGCCGATCGGCCTGCTGATCGGCCACACCGGCCGGGGCGAGGTGGTGGTCGTCGTCTCGGCGAACCTGGCCAGGGCGCTGCCCACACTGGGCCTGCTGGTGATGTTCGTGCTGCTGCTCGGCGCGGCCTCGATCTGGCCGGTGATCATTCCGCTGGTCTTGCTGTCGGTGCCGCCGATCCTGGTGAACACCTTCGAGGGCATCAGAGGGGTCGACCCCGAGCTGCGGGACGCGGCGTACGGGATGGGGCTGCGGGGCGGGCAGGTGCTCCTGCGGGTACTGGTGCCGGTCGCGCTGCCGCTGATCCTGCTGGGCTGTCGGCTCTCGGCGATCCAGGTCGTCGCCACCACCACCGTTGCCGCGTACACGGGGCTGGGCGGCCTCGGGCGGTACGTGATCGACGGGTTCGCGACGAAGGATTACGCGAGCGTCGTCGGCGGTTCAGTACTGATTGTGCTGTTTGCGCTCGTGGTGCAGATCTTGTTCACGCTCGCCCAGAGGGTGACGGTCTCGCCGGGGGTGAGCCAGCGACTTAAGGTCCGATAG
- a CDS encoding ATP-binding protein — MLGRDAEAKLLESLLRHAAEGHGGGVVLHGEPGIGKTALLSYATEQAAGFQVLRAVGVEPEADLAYAILHQLLFPVLGSVDELPGPQAQALRILFGRAHGAPPDAFLVALSTLSLLSLLAGEKPVLCVVDDAHWADQPTLKTLAFVARRLDNEPVVLALAARADEGHATDLPHLRRVPLMGLKPDAARALLAEHAGGRRLTDGEQTHLLAATGGNPLALLELAGKEMPPEGTQEPPALTDELRRSFLTKIRAGYAASLPLLQLIAADGSGSVETIEKAAASLRIGADPLHRAELDELLTYDGARLVFRHPLIRSAVYHSASADRRVALHRALASAFDTPADQHRRAWHLGQAAVGHDEQAAEHLERSAAQAALRGGPAAAMAALSRAAELTADGSRRGRRLWNAALAAIGGGFTAAAVELLDRAEREPHLEEGDRIALAAIRATVAEFAGSPEEAMDLIKPWIPRALRIDRRLFTPTVAMYADLGLRVNRPQAWADLAGWLDGITPAPDDPRDAVLGLLRSACLARAGHDPGPRDWAVVESLADPVTMTLAGGIARQLGDYELSRRLHRTAGQLARANGSLGALAWNLEYQSADEIARGRFGLAEAYAEEGLQFANEVGQPNTACRHQGLLALCAAIRGRPEAAKLATDVLAEASGRNLADAMSYARRALGLIDLVAGRHREAARHFEAVGVWDADMPSDLAMAVVPDLVEALVRAGERDRAAAATARYARWTEHAAAPEPAALTARCRALVRADGSAHYAESLRLHARSDAPLEHARTELLLGEHLRRDRRRSEAQRHLRGAADDFRRIGALAWAERALGELRATGESARAPEAGVLSTLTPQELRITLAVGEGLTNREIAAQLFLSPRTVDYHLRKVFQKADITSRAELMRLVLAERPA; from the coding sequence GTGCTGGGGAGAGACGCCGAGGCGAAGCTGCTCGAGTCGTTGCTGCGGCACGCCGCCGAGGGACACGGCGGCGGGGTCGTCCTGCACGGTGAGCCGGGCATCGGCAAGACCGCACTGTTGTCGTACGCCACTGAGCAGGCCGCCGGCTTCCAGGTGCTGCGCGCGGTCGGCGTCGAGCCGGAGGCCGATCTCGCCTACGCGATACTGCACCAGCTCCTCTTCCCCGTGCTCGGGTCGGTCGACGAGCTGCCCGGCCCGCAGGCGCAGGCCCTGCGGATCCTGTTCGGGCGCGCGCACGGCGCACCGCCCGACGCGTTCCTGGTGGCGCTGTCGACCCTGTCGCTGCTGTCCCTGCTGGCCGGCGAGAAGCCGGTGCTGTGCGTGGTCGACGACGCGCACTGGGCCGATCAGCCGACGCTGAAGACCCTCGCGTTCGTCGCCCGCCGGCTGGACAACGAGCCCGTCGTGCTGGCGCTGGCCGCGCGTGCCGACGAGGGCCACGCCACGGACCTGCCCCACCTGCGCCGGGTCCCGCTCATGGGGCTCAAGCCGGACGCGGCCAGGGCGCTGCTCGCCGAGCACGCCGGTGGGCGGCGGCTGACCGACGGCGAGCAGACCCACCTGCTGGCCGCCACCGGCGGCAACCCCCTTGCCCTGCTGGAGCTGGCAGGAAAGGAGATGCCACCGGAGGGCACGCAGGAGCCGCCCGCCCTGACCGATGAGCTGCGGCGTTCGTTCCTGACCAAGATCCGGGCTGGGTATGCCGCCTCGTTGCCGCTGCTCCAGTTGATCGCCGCCGACGGCTCCGGCAGCGTCGAAACCATCGAGAAAGCGGCCGCGTCGCTGCGGATCGGCGCCGACCCGTTGCACCGCGCCGAGCTCGACGAGCTGCTGACGTACGACGGAGCCCGGCTGGTGTTCCGGCACCCGCTGATCCGTTCGGCGGTCTACCACAGCGCCTCGGCCGACCGGCGGGTCGCGCTCCATCGTGCCCTCGCCTCGGCCTTCGACACCCCGGCCGACCAGCACCGCCGTGCCTGGCACCTCGGGCAGGCCGCCGTCGGCCACGACGAGCAGGCCGCCGAGCACCTCGAGCGCTCCGCCGCGCAGGCGGCTCTGCGCGGCGGCCCCGCCGCGGCCATGGCCGCGCTGTCCCGGGCGGCCGAGCTCACCGCCGACGGTTCGCGCCGGGGGCGGCGGTTGTGGAACGCCGCGCTCGCCGCCATCGGAGGGGGATTCACCGCCGCGGCCGTGGAACTGCTCGACCGCGCCGAGCGCGAGCCCCACCTGGAGGAGGGGGACCGCATCGCCCTGGCCGCGATCCGCGCCACCGTGGCGGAGTTCGCCGGCTCGCCCGAGGAGGCGATGGACCTCATCAAGCCGTGGATCCCGCGGGCGCTGCGGATCGACCGGCGCCTGTTCACCCCGACCGTCGCGATGTACGCCGACCTCGGTCTGCGCGTCAACCGGCCGCAGGCGTGGGCCGACCTCGCCGGCTGGCTCGACGGGATCACGCCGGCGCCGGACGATCCGCGGGACGCCGTGCTGGGGCTGCTGCGCAGTGCCTGCCTGGCCCGCGCCGGCCACGATCCTGGACCGCGAGACTGGGCCGTGGTCGAGTCGCTGGCAGATCCGGTCACGATGACCCTGGCCGGGGGGATCGCTCGTCAGCTCGGCGACTACGAGCTGAGCAGGCGCCTGCATCGCACGGCCGGGCAGCTGGCGCGCGCCAACGGATCACTCGGTGCGCTCGCCTGGAATCTTGAGTATCAGTCCGCCGACGAGATCGCGCGTGGCCGGTTCGGGCTCGCCGAGGCCTACGCCGAGGAGGGCCTCCAGTTCGCCAACGAGGTCGGCCAGCCGAACACGGCCTGCCGCCACCAAGGGCTGCTGGCCTTGTGCGCGGCCATCCGGGGCCGGCCGGAAGCCGCGAAGCTGGCCACCGATGTGCTGGCCGAGGCAAGCGGCCGCAACCTGGCCGACGCCATGTCCTACGCCAGGCGGGCGCTCGGGCTCATCGACCTGGTCGCGGGCCGGCACCGCGAAGCCGCGCGGCACTTCGAGGCGGTCGGCGTCTGGGACGCCGACATGCCCTCGGACCTGGCCATGGCCGTCGTTCCCGACCTCGTCGAGGCCCTGGTCAGAGCAGGCGAGCGCGACCGGGCCGCCGCGGCCACGGCCCGCTATGCCCGGTGGACCGAGCACGCCGCCGCGCCCGAGCCGGCCGCCCTCACGGCCCGCTGCCGGGCGCTGGTCCGCGCCGATGGCAGCGCCCACTATGCGGAAAGCCTGCGCCTGCACGCCAGGTCCGACGCTCCGCTGGAGCACGCCCGTACCGAACTGCTGCTCGGCGAGCACCTGCGGCGGGACCGGCGGCGCTCCGAGGCCCAGCGGCACCTGCGCGGCGCCGCGGACGACTTCCGCCGCATCGGCGCACTCGCCTGGGCCGAACGCGCGCTGGGCGAGCTGCGCGCCACAGGGGAGTCGGCACGCGCCCCCGAGGCGGGCGTGCTGAGCACGCTCACCCCGCAGGAGCTACGCATCACGCTGGCCGTCGGCGAAGGGCTGACCAACCGGGAGATCGCCGCGCAGTTGTTCCTCAGCCCGCGGACCGTGGACTACCACCTGCGCAAAGTCTTCCAGAAGGCCGACATCACCTCGCGAGCCGAGCTCATGCGGCTGGTCCTGGCCGAACGCCCCGCCTGA
- a CDS encoding ABC transporter permease, with the protein MGDGPPSIWEWIARNWDTGRVDSIRNLLTDHLTMSLVPILVALVVALPLGLACVRWRWLYQPTAGLFNVVYALPSLPVFMLLISVTGLSQTTVIIPLTFYGMAVLIPAVVDGLGSVPDHVRQSAVAMGFTPLRRLLLVELPIAVPVVLAGLRVVAVSSISLVSVGALIGQGGLGGLFTRAYQNPFMPPVIVGIVLIVALALIADGLIVLAQRLLTPWVRARKGQTS; encoded by the coding sequence ATGGGTGATGGTCCTCCCTCGATCTGGGAGTGGATCGCCCGCAACTGGGACACCGGGCGGGTCGACAGCATCAGGAACCTGCTCACCGACCACCTGACCATGTCGCTCGTGCCGATCCTGGTCGCGCTGGTCGTGGCGCTGCCGCTCGGCCTGGCCTGCGTGCGCTGGCGCTGGCTCTACCAGCCCACGGCGGGGCTCTTCAACGTCGTGTACGCCCTGCCGTCGCTGCCGGTCTTCATGTTGCTGATCTCGGTGACCGGGCTGTCGCAGACCACAGTGATCATCCCGCTGACCTTCTACGGCATGGCCGTACTCATCCCGGCCGTGGTGGACGGGCTGGGCTCGGTGCCCGACCACGTCCGCCAGTCGGCGGTCGCGATGGGGTTCACGCCGCTGCGCCGTCTGCTGCTGGTCGAGCTGCCGATCGCGGTGCCGGTCGTGCTGGCCGGGCTGCGAGTGGTCGCGGTCTCCAGTATCAGCCTGGTCAGTGTGGGCGCGCTGATCGGGCAGGGCGGGCTCGGCGGGCTGTTCACACGGGCGTACCAGAACCCGTTCATGCCGCCCGTCATCGTCGGCATCGTGCTGATCGTGGCGCTGGCGCTGATCGCCGACGGGCTGATCGTGCTGGCGCAGCGGCTGCTCACCCCCTGGGTGCGGGCACGGAAGGGGCAGACGTCGTGA
- a CDS encoding DJ-1/PfpI family protein yields MTIQPSKRRMAGRFVWHYIEMVIAMSLGMVLLGPVWGAVLPDAITRVDIGTLTMAADMSIGMAVWMRVRRHTWAAIAEMSLAMVVPFLVLLVPYWFGVLPGDMVMSIGHVLMFVFMALAMLRRRHEYTHHQHRFRIPRKWLGRGAVVLVALLVPGAVSAVNTVGKFDDQYKARSDTVAVQPVPKAAAHDPAKPTVAFLVNGSGTNVADLLGPYEVLAGTGRVNTYVVSSGPRLVPLTGGLDLVPDLTFDELARLLGERRDTLDAVVIPALNKTAPAEAGSITAWLREQSAAGAITVSVCNGARTLAATGLLDGRPATSHWWRLPGLRADFGQVQWVSGRRYVDDGNVITTAGVLSGIEGALRIIERLLDAETAHEAARKVHWRHYSPGVAGRIPSSSFEAKDVAVVSLTSSYQPGPSTIGVRLIEGTGELELASAFITYTEESMIGRTVAVGDGAVRSRHGLTFVPRSTVADGLDRLLVPGVDAARRQAAGTGPSAATGGLQPEYLHVGEEFAFDPVLRDIARTYDVPTARWAAKALEYPVLDVKLTGSAWPWAATIVLVGLALLGAAVAIAAGMVFRRIRARSRAAGPGPEPHDAPGAELAHCGS; encoded by the coding sequence ATGACGATCCAGCCCAGTAAGAGGCGCATGGCCGGCCGCTTCGTCTGGCACTACATCGAGATGGTCATCGCGATGAGCCTCGGGATGGTGCTGCTCGGTCCGGTGTGGGGCGCGGTCCTGCCGGACGCCATCACCCGGGTCGACATCGGCACTTTGACCATGGCCGCCGACATGTCCATCGGCATGGCCGTCTGGATGCGGGTCCGCCGCCACACCTGGGCCGCCATCGCCGAGATGAGCCTGGCGATGGTCGTGCCGTTCCTCGTCCTGCTCGTCCCGTACTGGTTCGGCGTGCTGCCGGGCGACATGGTGATGTCGATCGGGCACGTGCTCATGTTCGTCTTTATGGCCCTGGCCATGCTGCGGCGGCGCCACGAGTACACGCACCACCAGCACCGGTTTCGCATCCCGCGCAAGTGGCTCGGGCGAGGGGCCGTCGTGCTGGTCGCGCTCCTGGTGCCCGGTGCGGTCTCCGCGGTGAACACCGTCGGGAAGTTCGACGACCAGTACAAGGCACGCTCGGACACGGTGGCGGTCCAGCCTGTGCCGAAGGCCGCCGCCCACGACCCGGCCAAGCCCACGGTGGCCTTCCTGGTCAACGGCAGCGGCACCAACGTGGCCGACCTGCTCGGGCCGTACGAGGTGCTGGCGGGCACCGGGCGGGTGAACACGTACGTCGTCTCGTCCGGTCCTCGGCTGGTGCCCCTGACCGGTGGGCTGGACCTCGTACCGGACCTGACCTTCGACGAGCTGGCGCGGCTGCTGGGCGAGCGGCGCGACACGCTCGACGCCGTGGTGATCCCCGCCCTGAACAAGACGGCTCCCGCGGAGGCCGGCTCCATCACCGCGTGGCTGCGTGAGCAGTCGGCGGCCGGCGCGATCACCGTCAGCGTCTGCAACGGGGCCCGTACGCTCGCGGCGACCGGGCTGCTGGACGGCAGGCCGGCGACCTCCCACTGGTGGCGGCTGCCCGGGCTGCGCGCCGACTTCGGCCAGGTCCAGTGGGTGAGCGGCCGACGGTACGTGGACGACGGAAACGTGATCACCACCGCCGGTGTGCTGTCCGGTATCGAGGGCGCCCTGCGGATCATCGAACGGCTGCTCGACGCGGAAACCGCGCACGAGGCGGCGCGGAAGGTCCACTGGCGCCACTACTCTCCCGGCGTCGCCGGGCGGATCCCCTCGTCCAGCTTCGAGGCCAAGGACGTGGCCGTCGTCTCCCTCACCTCCTCCTACCAGCCCGGGCCGTCGACCATCGGCGTGCGGCTCATCGAGGGCACCGGTGAGCTGGAGCTCGCCTCCGCGTTCATCACCTACACCGAGGAGTCCATGATCGGGCGCACCGTCGCGGTCGGCGACGGCGCGGTCCGCTCCAGGCACGGCCTGACCTTCGTCCCCCGCTCGACGGTCGCGGACGGCCTCGACCGCCTCCTCGTCCCCGGCGTGGACGCCGCACGGCGCCAGGCGGCGGGCACCGGGCCGTCGGCGGCCACCGGAGGGCTCCAGCCCGAGTACCTCCACGTCGGCGAGGAGTTCGCGTTCGATCCCGTGCTGCGGGACATCGCCCGCACCTACGACGTACCGACGGCGCGGTGGGCGGCGAAGGCGCTGGAGTACCCGGTGCTCGACGTCAAGCTGACCGGTAGCGCCTGGCCGTGGGCGGCCACCATCGTTCTCGTGGGGCTCGCGCTGCTGGGCGCCGCAGTCGCCATCGCCGCCGGCATGGTGTTCCGCCGGATTCGCGCCAGGTCCCGTGCGGCCGGTCCGGGCCCGGAGCCGCACGACGCGCCGGGCGCCGAGCTCGCCCACTGCGGGTCGTGA
- a CDS encoding flavin reductase family protein produces MSEFTEAMAQLAAGVSVVTVRDGRDDLGTTVSALMSVSLEPPLVLVSLASRSYLNEVLLRQDRWAASLLSSRQAAIASRFATPGRPSARLLVAGIPHHRGAHTEALVVEGGVAALEAETTKVVAAGDHTLFIASVLAVPYVNPALQPLVRLRGRYRPMGT; encoded by the coding sequence GTGAGCGAGTTCACGGAGGCAATGGCCCAGCTCGCCGCCGGGGTCTCGGTCGTGACCGTCCGCGACGGACGGGACGACCTGGGGACGACGGTGTCCGCCCTGATGTCGGTCTCCCTCGAACCCCCGCTGGTGCTGGTCAGCCTGGCCAGCCGCAGTTACCTCAACGAGGTCCTGCTTCGCCAGGACCGCTGGGCCGCCTCCCTGCTGTCCTCCCGCCAGGCCGCCATCGCCAGCCGCTTCGCCACTCCCGGCCGGCCCAGCGCCCGGCTCCTGGTGGCCGGCATCCCCCACCACCGCGGGGCGCACACGGAGGCGCTGGTGGTGGAGGGTGGGGTGGCCGCCCTGGAGGCCGAGACCACCAAGGTGGTCGCGGCCGGCGACCACACGTTGTTCATCGCCTCCGTCCTGGCCGTCCCTTACGTCAACCCCGCACTCCAGCCGTTGGTACGGCTCCGCGGCCGCTACCGCCCGATGGGCACCTGA
- a CDS encoding helix-turn-helix transcriptional regulator: MSTRDPAARLLRLLSLLQSRTDWPGPELADRLGVSTRTIRSDIERLRDLGYPVSATSGTAGGYRLGPGARLPPLLLDDEEAVAVAVGLRTAAAQTVGGIEETSLRALAKLEQVLPARLRPRLAALTAYTVPVPAGSGPAVDSDVLATLASACRDRRRLRFDYRDHDGNATVRDTEPHRLVSTGRRWYLVAWDVGRDDWRTFRIDRLTPRTPMGPSFPGRWMPPGDAIDFVTKGVASTLGPCRTVATVHAPSAAVSERVPPVARVEHLDDDRCLLHIGAATPLTLAVYLAALGLPFTVDGPPELLEALRQVARHCDAAATYPGAAAAPGDVPEH; this comes from the coding sequence GTGTCCACGAGAGACCCCGCCGCGCGGCTGTTGCGCCTGCTGTCGTTGCTCCAATCACGAACCGACTGGCCGGGCCCCGAGCTGGCGGACCGGCTCGGCGTCAGCACCAGAACCATCCGCTCCGACATCGAACGCCTCCGCGACCTCGGCTACCCGGTGTCGGCCACCTCCGGCACGGCAGGCGGCTACCGGCTGGGCCCAGGGGCCCGGCTACCGCCCCTGCTGCTGGATGACGAGGAGGCCGTGGCGGTGGCGGTCGGCCTGCGTACGGCGGCGGCCCAGACGGTGGGCGGGATCGAGGAGACGTCACTGCGCGCGCTGGCCAAGCTCGAACAGGTGCTGCCCGCCCGGCTGCGCCCGCGCCTGGCCGCGCTGACCGCGTACACGGTGCCCGTGCCGGCGGGCAGCGGCCCGGCCGTGGACTCCGATGTGCTGGCCACGCTGGCTTCGGCGTGCCGGGACCGGAGGCGGCTGCGGTTCGACTACCGCGACCACGACGGCAACGCCACCGTGCGCGACACCGAGCCGCACCGGCTGGTGTCGACCGGGCGTCGCTGGTATCTGGTGGCGTGGGACGTCGGCCGCGACGACTGGCGCACCTTCCGGATCGACCGGCTCACGCCCCGAACCCCGATGGGGCCGTCCTTCCCCGGCCGCTGGATGCCGCCGGGGGACGCGATCGACTTCGTCACCAAGGGCGTGGCCTCGACGCTGGGGCCCTGCCGTACCGTCGCGACCGTGCACGCACCGTCCGCGGCCGTCAGCGAGCGGGTGCCGCCGGTGGCCCGGGTGGAGCATCTCGACGACGACCGGTGCCTCCTGCACATCGGCGCCGCCACCCCGCTGACGCTGGCCGTCTACCTCGCCGCACTCGGGCTGCCCTTCACCGTGGACGGGCCCCCGGAGCTGCTGGAGGCGCTGCGGCAGGTGGCGCGGCACTGCGACGCCGCCGCCACATATCCGGGCGCCGCCGCCGCGCCCGGCGACGTTCCCGAGCACTGA
- a CDS encoding SDR family oxidoreductase — MHAAAVVTGGSRGIGRAVVERLAGDGATVVFSFVADERAARQVEEVCGGRATAVRADAADPDQVERLFATADQVFAGQAAGPLSVLVNSAGVIDHTPIEELTQEVFERVMAVNVRGAFFAVQAAARRMADGGRIVTVSSTGTAWPSAGESVYAASKAAIEQLTRVASRELGQRGITVNAVSPGPTDTDMLRANVPPETAATVAHMTALGRMGTPADIAAVVALLVSPDAAWLTGQNLTADGGLV; from the coding sequence ATGCATGCGGCAGCAGTGGTGACGGGTGGATCGCGTGGAATCGGCCGTGCCGTGGTGGAGCGGCTGGCCGGTGACGGCGCCACCGTCGTGTTCAGCTTCGTCGCCGACGAGCGGGCGGCTCGGCAGGTGGAGGAGGTGTGCGGAGGGCGGGCGACGGCCGTACGCGCCGACGCGGCCGACCCTGATCAGGTGGAGCGGCTGTTCGCCACGGCGGACCAGGTGTTCGCCGGCCAGGCGGCGGGGCCGCTGTCGGTGCTGGTCAACAGCGCGGGCGTGATCGACCACACGCCGATCGAGGAGCTGACCCAGGAGGTGTTCGAGCGGGTGATGGCGGTCAATGTACGCGGCGCGTTCTTCGCGGTGCAGGCGGCCGCCCGCAGGATGGCCGACGGCGGCCGGATCGTGACCGTCTCCTCCACCGGCACCGCCTGGCCCAGCGCGGGCGAGTCGGTCTACGCCGCGAGCAAGGCGGCGATCGAGCAGCTCACCCGGGTCGCCTCCCGCGAGCTGGGGCAGCGCGGGATCACGGTCAACGCGGTCTCGCCCGGACCGACCGACACCGACATGCTGCGCGCCAATGTCCCGCCGGAGACTGCGGCCACGGTCGCGCACATGACGGCCCTGGGCCGGATGGGCACGCCAGCGGACATCGCGGCTGTCGTGGCGCTGCTGGTGAGCCCAGACGCCGCCTGGCTGACCGGGCAGAACCTCACAGCAGACGGCGGCCTGGTGTGA
- a CDS encoding SDR family NAD(P)-dependent oxidoreductase produces the protein MSGRTALVTGAGSAIGAAVSRALSRAGAGVVLTDRDGQALEALAADIGSAGGQAVAVPADLANPVSVRRLVEQTLGSFGRLDAAFNHAEVGEVALAMKYEIPAMRHGGRVVNLAATACAHAAVAELTRRVALDVAGSGVRIDAVAVGSEEDVATAVVWCVARQVPIGR, from the coding sequence TTGAGCGGTCGCACCGCCCTGGTCACCGGCGCGGGCAGCGCCATCGGCGCCGCGGTGTCCCGCGCCCTGAGCAGGGCCGGCGCCGGCGTGGTTCTCACCGACCGCGACGGTCAGGCTCTCGAGGCGCTGGCCGCGGACATCGGCTCAGCGGGGGGCCAGGCCGTCGCCGTCCCGGCGGACCTCGCCAACCCGGTGTCGGTGCGGCGGCTGGTCGAGCAGACGCTCGGCTCGTTCGGCCGGCTCGACGCCGCGTTCAACCACGCCGAGGTGGGTGAGGTGGCGCTGGCGATGAAGTACGAGATCCCCGCGATGCGGCACGGCGGCCGCGTCGTCAACCTGGCGGCGACCGCCTGCGCGCACGCCGCGGTGGCCGAGCTGACCCGCAGGGTGGCGCTGGACGTCGCGGGCTCCGGCGTGCGGATCGACGCCGTGGCCGTGGGCAGTGAGGAGGACGTCGCCACCGCCGTCGTGTGGTGTGTCGCTCGTCAGGTGCCCATCGGGCGGTAG